CGAGATGGATGCCCTCGGAGTACTCCTCCCTGCCGTTGACCCCGGGGTAGCGCAGCGGGTCGCCCGCCATGGGGTGGCGGGTGTCGGAGACCGGGAAGGACTGGGTGAGCCGGCCGCCCGGGTCGCAGTCGCCGAAGAGCACGGCGGCCGTGGCGGCGGCGCCCTCCTGGCCCGGGTAGTACATCTGCAGGACGGCGGCGACGTCGTCGAGCCACGGCATGGTCGTCGCCGACGAGGTGTTGAGGACCACGGTGGTCCGCGGGTTGGCGGCCGCCACTGCGGCGATCAGTTCGTTCTGCTGTCCGGGCAGGGCGAGCGTCGTACGGTCGAGACCTTCGGTGGCGTCCTCGTACGCGAAGAGGACCACGCTGCGGGCGCCGCGCGCGGTCCTGACGGCCGCGGCGACGTCGGCCGCCCTGGTCGCGGAGTTGAAGCGGCGCAGCCGGAAGGTCTGGCCCGCGTCGCCGCCCTTCGCGGTGATCTGCAGCCGGTGCTGACCCTGGGTGAGCGCGACGGGGGTGCGGCGCAGCATCAGTCCGTCGGGGGCGACTCCGGTCAGGCCGCCCGCGAAGTACTCGCCGTAGCCGGGCAGCAGCGGGAAGAGCTCCTTGCCGTCGAGCAGCACGGTGGGGCGTGCGCCCGAGTAGTGGATGGCGAAGGTCCACTCGTCGGCCGCGTCGACGGTGAGCGTTCCGTCGTACGACCAGGTCTCACCGGCCGCGACCTTGCGCGCGTCGAGGTCCGCCGCCGGGGTGAGCTGCGCCGGGGGAAGGGGCTTGCCGAAGATGTCCTCGCCGAGCGCGTACGAGACCTGCGCGCGGTGTCCGGCCCGGGAAGTGATGGCGTCGAGCGGGCTGTCGGCGTGGTCGGGGGTGACGTGGGAGCTTCCGCCGCCGCTGACGAACGGGACGGTGGCGGTGGGTCCGACGACGGCGATGTCGCGGGCGGCGGAGCCGGTGAGCGGCAGGGCGCGGTCGCGGTTGCGCAGCAGGGTCGCGCCCGCCTCGGCCACCTCGCGGGCCACGGCGGCCCCGGCCTCGGCGTCGCGCGCGGGCCGGGTCGGCACCGTACCGCCCAGAAGATCGAAGCGGTCCATCACGCCGAGGATGCGGCGCACGCTGCGGTCGATCCAGGCCTCGGGCACGGTCCTGTCCTGGACGGCCTTCTTCAGCGCGGCGCCGAAGTAGATCCCGCCCGGCATCTCCATGTCGAGGCCGGCGGCGATCGACGCGACGGTGCTGTGCGCGGCGAACCAGTCGGTCATCACCCAGCCGTCGAAGCCCCACTGGTCGCGGAGGATGCCGGTGAGCAGGTCCTTGTTCTCGCAGGCGAAGGTGCCGTTGACCCTGTTGTACGAGCCCATGACGGCGCCCGCGCCGGCTGCGACCGCGGACTCGAAGCCCCGCAGCTCCAGCTCGTGCATGGTCTGCTCGTCGGCCCGTACGTCGACGGAGTCGCGGTCCTTCTCCTGGTTGTTCAGCGCGAAGTGCTTGACGGTGGCGATGAGCCCCTCGCCCTGGATCCCCGTGATCTCCGCGGCGACGAGGTCGGAGGCGAGCAGCGGGTCCTCGCTGAAGGTCTCGAAGTTGCGGCCCGCGTACGGGGTCCGGATGAGGTTGACCATGGGGGAGAGGAGCACGTCCTGCTCCAGGGCGCGGCCCTCGTGGCCGATGACCTTCCCGTACCGGCGGGCCAGCTCCGGGTCGAAGGCCGAGGCGAGGAGTACGGGGGCGGGGAGCGCGGTGGCGTGCGCGGTGACGCGGACTCCGGCGGGTCCGTCCGTGAGGCGCAGGGGCGGGATGGCGAGGCGCGGTATCCCGGGGATGTATCCGGCCTGACCGAGGTTCCTGGGGTCGGTGGTGCCGGAGAGGAAGGTGAGCTTCTCGTCGAGGGTGAGCCGGGCGAGCAGCGACTCCACACGGCGGGTGCGGGCGCCGGACCCTGCCGGGGCGGTCGTGGCGTGGGCGGCGGGCAGTCCGGTGGTGGCTGCCGCGACCACGGCGATGGAGCCGCCGAGCAGGCGCAGGGCCGATCGTCTGGACACGGGGCGGGACACGATGTCGGGCATGGACCGTCACTCCTTCTGTATCGGGACGTGATGGTGTGCATCACTTGCACGTGTCAATGACAGGGTTGTGTTCAGCCCTTGAACGTGTGTCAGTGATTTCGGCCGGAAAGCTATGACCGCAGCTGACGCGTGTCAATGAGTTGAACAAGAAACGAAGTTGGGCCCTCACGGCGACGGGCGGTCGGGGGCACCCCGTACGGAACCCTCCACGAATGGACCCAGGGGATTCACAGCGATAAGTGGGTGGTGGGTGGGCGGCACCCATATCGAACGCTTACGATCCTCTGCGTGTCCAAACTGACCGACGTGCCCAAACGGATCCTGATCGGCCGGGCCCTGCGCAGCGACAAGCTGGGAGAAACGCTCCTCCCCAAGCGCATCGCACTCCCCGTCTTCGCCTCCGACCCTCTGTCCTCGGTGGCGTACGCCCCGGGAGAAGTGCTGCTCGTACTCTCGATCGCGGGTGTGTCGGCGTACCACTTCAGCCCGTGGATCGCGGTCGCTGTCGTGGTGCTGATGTTCACCGTGGTGGCCTCGTACCGGCAGAACGTGCACGCCTACCCGAGCGGCGGCGGTGACTACGAGGTCGCCACCACCAACCTCGGCCCCAAGGCCGGTCTCACCGTGGCCAGCGCCCTGCTGGTGGACTACGTCCTCACGGTGGCCGTGTCGATCGCCTCCGGAGTGGAGAACCTCGGCTCGGCGATCCCGTTCGTCGTGGAGCACAAGGTGCTCTGCGCGGTCGCGACCGTCGTCCTGCTGACCCTGATGAACCTGCGCGGGATGAAGGAGTCGGGCAAGCTCTTCGCGATCCCGACCTACGTCTTCGTCGCGGGCGTCTTCATCATGCTGCTCTGGGGCGGCTACCGCGGACTGATCGCGGGCGACAACATGGAAGCCCCGACGGCCAACCTCTCGATCCATGCGGAACAGGGCGGCCTCGCCGGATTCGCCCTGGTCTTCCTCCTCCTGCGGGCCTTCTCCTCCGGCTGTGCGGCGCTCACCGGCGTCGAGGCCATCAGCAACGGCGTCCCCGCCTTTCGCAAGCCCAAGAGCAAGAACGCGGCGACCACGCTCGCCCTGATGGGCGGCCTCGCCGTCACCATGTTCTGCGGCATCATCGCGCTGGCCATGACCACCGACGTGAAGATGGCCGAGAACCCGGCGACCGACCTGCTCAAGAACGGCACCCCGGTCGGTTCCGGTTTCGTACAGAACCCGGTGATCTCGCAGGTCGCCGAGGCCGTCTTCGGCAAGGGCTCGTTCCTCTTCGTGGTGCTCGCCGCAGCCACCGCGCTGGTCCTCTTCCTGGCCGCCAACACCGCGTACAACGGCTTCCCGCTGCTCGGCTCGATCCTCGCGCAGGACCGTTACCTCCCGCGCCAGCTGCACACCCGCGGAGACCGCCTCGCCTTCTCCAACGGCATCGTGCTGCTGGCCGGCGCGGCCGTGCTGCTGATAGTGATCTACGGCGCCGACTCGACGCGCCTCATCCAGCTCTACATCGTCGGTGTCTTCGTCTCCTTCACGCTCAGCCAGACCGGCATGGTCCGTCACTGGAACCGCCACCTGCGCACCGAGACCGACCCCAACAAGCGCCGCAAGATGATCCGTTCACGCGCGATCAACACCTTCGGCGCCTTCTTCACCGGCCTGGTCCTGGTCGTCGTCCTGGCCACCAAGTTCACGCACGGCGCCTGGGTCGCCCTGCTCGGCATGGTGATCTTCTACGGCACGATGTCCGCGATCCGCAGGCACTACGACCGGGTCACCGACGAGATCGCGGCCCCCGAAGTCCCCTCCGACGACACCGTGCGCCCCTCCCGGGTCCACTCGATCGTCCTGGTCTCCAAGCTGCACAAGCCGACGCTGCGCGCCCTCGCGTACGCCAAGCTGATGCGCTCGGACCAGCTGGAGGCGCTCTCGATCGGCGTCGACCAGGCCGAGACCAAGGCGCTCAAGGAGGAGTGGGAGCGGCGCGGCATCAATGTGCCGCTGAAGATCCTCGACTCCCCGTACCGCGAGATCACCCGGCCGATCATCGAGTACGTGAAGGGCCTGCGGCGCGAGAGCCCGCGGGACGTCGTCTCCGTCTACATCCCGGAGTACGTCGTCGGCCACTGGTACGAGCACCTCCTGCACAACCAGAGCGCCCTGCGCCTCAAGGGCCGGCTGCTCTTCCTGCCCGGCGTGATGGTCACCTCGGTGCCGTACCAGCTGGAGTCCTCCGAGGCCGCGAAGGTGCGGGCGCGCAGGCGGGCCGAGTGGAACGCGCCGGGTGCGGTGCGTCGTGGCCCGGTCAGCCAGCGCCCCAAGGAGCCGACGAACAAGAGCTGACCCCCGTCGCCTCTCGTTGGCGAGCGGCCGGACAACACCCACGTAGACTGGTGGGTCGTTGTCCGGCCGCTTCCCTTTTGACCTCTGGAGTCACCCCACCATGCAGAACGCGAACGCACCTGAGTCTTCGCTGGTCGGGGAGGAGTACGAGGTCGAGGTCGGCCCCGTCGCACACGGCGGCCACTGCATCGCCCGTACGGAAGACGGCCGCGTCCTCTTCGTACGCCACACCCTGCCCGGCGAGAAGATCGTCGCCCGTGTCACCGACGGCGCCGAGGACTCGCGCTTCCTGCGCGCCGACGCGGTGAAGATCATCGAGGCGTCCAAGGACCGCGTCGAGGCGCCCTGCGAGTACGCGGGCCCCGGCAAGTGCGGCGGCTGCGACTGGCAGCACGCCAAGCCGGGCGCCCAGCGCCGCCTCAAGGGCGAGGTCATCGCCGAGCAGCTGCAGCGCCTCGCGGGCCTGACCCCCGAGGAGGCGGGCTGGGACGGCACGGTCATGCCGGCCGACGGCGACAAGCTTCCGCCCGGCGAGGTCCCGCAGTGGCGCACCCGCGTGCAGTACGCGGTCGACGCCGACGGCAACGCGGGTCTGCGCCGGCACCGCTCGCACGAGATCGAGCCGATCGAGCGGTGCATGATCGCGGCGCCCGGAGTGACGGAACTCGGCATCGAGGAGCGCGACTGGGCCGGCATGGCCTCGGTCGAGGCCATCGCGGCGACCGGCTCGAACGACCGCCAGGTGATCCTGGAGCCGCGCCCCGGCGCCCGCCTCCCGCTGGTCGAACTGGACAAGCCCGTCTCGGTCCTGCGCATCGAGGAGCACGACGGCGGGATCCACCGCGTGCACGGCCGGGCCTTCGTCCGCGAGCGGGCCGACGACCGCACCTACCGCGTCGGCAACGGCGGCTTCTGGCAGGTCCACCCGAAGGCCGCGGACACCCTGATGCGCGCCGTGATGCAGGGCCTGCTCCCGCGCAAGGGCGACATGGCACTCGACCTGTACTGCGGGGTCGGCCTCTTCGCCGGGGCCATCGCGGACCGCATCGGCGAGAAGGGCGCCGTGCTCGGCATCGAGTCGGGCAAGCGCGCCGTCGAGGACGCCCGGCACAACCTCCAGGGCTTCCCCCGGGTCCGTATCGAGCAGGGCAAGGTCGAGTCGGTCCTGCCCCGCACGGGCATCACGGAGGTCGACCTGATCGTCCTGGACCCGCCGCGCGCAGGAGCGGGCAAGCAGACGGTGAAGCAGCTGGCAGCCCTTGGGGCGCGGCGCATCGCGTACGTGGCGTGCGATCCGGCGGCGCTGGCACGGGACCTGGCGTACTTCAAGGAGGGCGGGTACAAGGTGCGGATGCTGCGGGCGTTCGACCTCTTCCCGATGACCCACCACGTGGAGTGCGTCGCGATCCTCGAGCCGATCGCCAAGGCTGCCTGACCTGTCTTACCTGCCTGACCTTTATCGCTGCGGTCCGTCCTCTGGGGTCCACCGACTGGTGGACCCCAGGTTCCACCAGTAGCCGCTGTCGACGACCCCGGCCTCTCAACGAGCCTTGGGGCATGAAGAGTTCACGCCGCACGCGGGTGCTGTCAGCCTCCGCCCCGGGCCCGGCCCACGAAGAGACCGTCCGGCTCAGCCACGTCAGCAAGGTGTACGGCGGGGCGAGGAATCCGGTGACCGCGCTCGACGATGTCACCCTCGGCCTGGAGCGCGGCACCTTCACCGCCGTCATGGGGCCCTCCGGGTCGGGCAAGTCCACGTTCCTGCACTGTGCCGCGGGTCTGGACCGGCCCACTTCGGGGTCGGTGCATCTGGAGGGGGTGGATCTCGCCTCGATGCGGGAGCGGTCCCTGACCGGCTTCCGGCGCGAGCGCATCGGCTTCGTCTTCCAGGCGTTCAACCTGCTGCCCGCGCTCAGCGTGGTGGACAACGTGACCCTGCCGCTGCGCCTCGCCGGCACCCGCCCCCGGCGGACCGTCGTGAACGGCACTGCTCACCGCCGTCGGCGCCGCGTACGTCGCGGCGCAGTCGGCC
The sequence above is drawn from the Streptomyces sp. NBC_01465 genome and encodes:
- a CDS encoding APC family permease, translating into MSKLTDVPKRILIGRALRSDKLGETLLPKRIALPVFASDPLSSVAYAPGEVLLVLSIAGVSAYHFSPWIAVAVVVLMFTVVASYRQNVHAYPSGGGDYEVATTNLGPKAGLTVASALLVDYVLTVAVSIASGVENLGSAIPFVVEHKVLCAVATVVLLTLMNLRGMKESGKLFAIPTYVFVAGVFIMLLWGGYRGLIAGDNMEAPTANLSIHAEQGGLAGFALVFLLLRAFSSGCAALTGVEAISNGVPAFRKPKSKNAATTLALMGGLAVTMFCGIIALAMTTDVKMAENPATDLLKNGTPVGSGFVQNPVISQVAEAVFGKGSFLFVVLAAATALVLFLAANTAYNGFPLLGSILAQDRYLPRQLHTRGDRLAFSNGIVLLAGAAVLLIVIYGADSTRLIQLYIVGVFVSFTLSQTGMVRHWNRHLRTETDPNKRRKMIRSRAINTFGAFFTGLVLVVVLATKFTHGAWVALLGMVIFYGTMSAIRRHYDRVTDEIAAPEVPSDDTVRPSRVHSIVLVSKLHKPTLRALAYAKLMRSDQLEALSIGVDQAETKALKEEWERRGINVPLKILDSPYREITRPIIEYVKGLRRESPRDVVSVYIPEYVVGHWYEHLLHNQSALRLKGRLLFLPGVMVTSVPYQLESSEAAKVRARRRAEWNAPGAVRRGPVSQRPKEPTNKS
- a CDS encoding beta-glucosidase family protein, with protein sequence MPDIVSRPVSRRSALRLLGGSIAVVAAATTGLPAAHATTAPAGSGARTRRVESLLARLTLDEKLTFLSGTTDPRNLGQAGYIPGIPRLAIPPLRLTDGPAGVRVTAHATALPAPVLLASAFDPELARRYGKVIGHEGRALEQDVLLSPMVNLIRTPYAGRNFETFSEDPLLASDLVAAEITGIQGEGLIATVKHFALNNQEKDRDSVDVRADEQTMHELELRGFESAVAAGAGAVMGSYNRVNGTFACENKDLLTGILRDQWGFDGWVMTDWFAAHSTVASIAAGLDMEMPGGIYFGAALKKAVQDRTVPEAWIDRSVRRILGVMDRFDLLGGTVPTRPARDAEAGAAVAREVAEAGATLLRNRDRALPLTGSAARDIAVVGPTATVPFVSGGGSSHVTPDHADSPLDAITSRAGHRAQVSYALGEDIFGKPLPPAQLTPAADLDARKVAAGETWSYDGTLTVDAADEWTFAIHYSGARPTVLLDGKELFPLLPGYGEYFAGGLTGVAPDGLMLRRTPVALTQGQHRLQITAKGGDAGQTFRLRRFNSATRAADVAAAVRTARGARSVVLFAYEDATEGLDRTTLALPGQQNELIAAVAAANPRTTVVLNTSSATTMPWLDDVAAVLQMYYPGQEGAAATAAVLFGDCDPGGRLTQSFPVSDTRHPMAGDPLRYPGVNGREEYSEGIHLGYRWYDAQGIDPLFPFGHGLSYTSFAYGDLTLRPSGGGFEARFTVRNTGRRAGVEVAQIYVGRSPDLKLDQAVRTLAGYRRIHLAPGEHRHVTVRVAARTLSSWDAKRHRWVLGSGRRTVQVGSSSRDPRLTRTVVIGRGRDN
- a CDS encoding class I SAM-dependent RNA methyltransferase; amino-acid sequence: MQNANAPESSLVGEEYEVEVGPVAHGGHCIARTEDGRVLFVRHTLPGEKIVARVTDGAEDSRFLRADAVKIIEASKDRVEAPCEYAGPGKCGGCDWQHAKPGAQRRLKGEVIAEQLQRLAGLTPEEAGWDGTVMPADGDKLPPGEVPQWRTRVQYAVDADGNAGLRRHRSHEIEPIERCMIAAPGVTELGIEERDWAGMASVEAIAATGSNDRQVILEPRPGARLPLVELDKPVSVLRIEEHDGGIHRVHGRAFVRERADDRTYRVGNGGFWQVHPKAADTLMRAVMQGLLPRKGDMALDLYCGVGLFAGAIADRIGEKGAVLGIESGKRAVEDARHNLQGFPRVRIEQGKVESVLPRTGITEVDLIVLDPPRAGAGKQTVKQLAALGARRIAYVACDPAALARDLAYFKEGGYKVRMLRAFDLFPMTHHVECVAILEPIAKAA